One part of the Anopheles merus strain MAF chromosome 3L, AmerM5.1, whole genome shotgun sequence genome encodes these proteins:
- the LOC121599192 gene encoding probable cGMP 3',5'-cyclic phosphodiesterase subunit delta — protein MGTDDLGKGEKILNGFQINWMILRDADTGKIIWQENKDFSCPDVEHEAKVPVKILSLRAVSREINFSTVEAMENFRLDQKVLFKGRIMEEWFFEMGWVSPNTTNTWQSTIEAAPESQMMPAKVLNGNVTIETSFYDGDTLISKSVVRLYYI, from the exons ATGGGTACGGACGACCTCGGTAAAGGGGAGAAAATTCTAAACGGATTTCAAAT CAACTGGATGATACTGCGGGATGCGGACACGGGTAAGATCATCTGGCAGGAGAACAAGGACTTCTCCTGCCCGGACGTCGAGCACGAGGCGAAGGTGCCGGTCAAGATACTCAGCTTGCGTGCCGTGTCGCGGGAAATCAACTTCAGCACCGTCGAGGCGATGGAAAACTTTCGACTCGATCAGAAG GTCCTCTTCAAGGGGCGCATTATGGAGGAATGGTTTTTCGAGATGGGATGGGTCAGCCCGAACACGACCAACACCTGGCAGTCGACCATCGAGGCCGCGCCCGAGTCGCAGATGATGCCGGCCAAAGTGCTGAACGGCAACGTGACCATCGAGACGAGCTTTTACGACGGCGACACGCTCATCAGCAAGTCGGTGGTGCGGTTATACTACATCTAA
- the LOC121598387 gene encoding uncharacterized protein DDB_G0284459, with translation MTLPEALLKRLAKRGIIPDGAGKQNTAGTNDSHPSKGAPATAEGDSDRDHRERDSDATTDRDSDDHGENDDDEEDDELDEERREADAVNEEIIAEDYDEYDQVNPDSFEYAAKKKSNPAQDWTEKMKQKMTKRYGYQSVEACQNKYNVYHLCTMYCVKRYGEVDFEIEKEYDKRVKRLLERYPLPKNWRKEYDVGCKAFYFYNKDTRIVSWLPPTHPDAKLSKSAKVLRRELMEEQKQKEAASEAVPPTVVVESYPPAAVPPAKPLIGPANTGAQLPPVPPVGLENLKPPVVNPPKRPPKPSGGGREEEKRSRTFSSGNDAGNDTGMSETDRDREYRERNRDRRDRDRRDRDRSPAPRGDDNRFGNRDRNRDRDRDRDRDRDHHHRDRRPPRGPPKSAPLDPMDPAAYSDIPRGTWSAGLEQPTSGGSKKEKDAGKSKHSRAGDEDTDGGRAAADGDDGEGAHEVLKISAVKEFHQEDNDHDDEAE, from the exons ATGACGCTACCTGAGGCGCTTCTGAAGCGTCTTGCCAAGCGTGGCATCATACCGGACGGGGCCGGTAAGCAAAACACAGCCGGAACGAACGATTCGCATCCATCAAAAGGAGCACCGGCTACGGCGGAAGGTGACTCGGACCGGGACCACCGGGAGCGTGATTCCGACGCCACTACCGACCGCGACTCGGACGACCACGGCGAaaatgacgacgacgaggaggacgatgaGCTGGACGAGGAGCGCCGTGAGGCGGACGCGGTGAACGAGGAAATCATCGCGGAAGACTACGACGAGTACGATCAGGTGAATCCGGACTCGTTCGAGTATGCggcgaaaaagaaaagcaacccAGCGCAGGACTGGACGGAAAAGATGAAGCAAAAGATGACCAAACGGTACGGCTACCAGTCGGTGGAGGCGTGCCAGAACAAGTACAACGTTTACCATCTCTGCACGATGTACTGCGTCAAGCGGTACGGGGAGGTGGACTTCGAGATCGAGAAGGAGTACGACAAGCGCGTCAAGCGGCTGCTCGAGCGCTACCCGCTGCCGAAGAACTGGCGCAAGGAGTACGACGTCGGCTGCAAAGCGTTCTACTTCTACAACAAGGACACGCGCATTGTCTCCTGGCTGCCGCCGACCCATCCGGATGCGAAGCTGTCGAAAAGTGCTAAAGTGCTGCGGCGCGAGCTGATGGAAGAGCAGAAGCAGAAGGAGGCGGCGAGCGAAGCCGTCCCGCCAACGGTTGTGGTGGAAAGCTATCCACCGGCGGCAGTGCCACCGGCCAAACCGTTGATCGGGCCGGCTAATACTGGCGCCCAGCTGCCACCGGTACCGCCGGTGGGACTGGAAAATCTTAAACCACCCGTTGTGAACCCCCCGAAACGACCGCCAAAGCCATCGGGTGGTGGACGGGAAGAAGAGAAGCGTTCGCGCACGTTCTCGTCCGGTAATGATGCCGGGAATGATACGGGCATGTCCGAGACGGATCGGGATCGTGAATATCGGGAGCGTAATCGGGATCGACGGGACCGCGACCGAAGAGATCGCGATCGCAGTCCAGCGCCGAGGGGTGATGA CAATCGTTTCGGCAATCGCGATCGAAACCGTGATCGTGACCGGGATCGGGACCGGGACCGggatcatcatcaccgtgACCGTCGTCCACCGCGTGGACCCCCCAAATCCGCCCCACTCGATCCGATGGATCCGGCTGCCTATTCGGACATACCGCGCGGCACCTGGTCGGCCGGGCTAGAGCAACCCACGTCGGGAGGCTCGAAGAAGGAAAAGGACGCCGGCAAAAGCAAACACTCGCGAGCCGGCGATGAAGATACCGACGGTGGACGGGCGGCTGCCGACGGGGACGACGGAGAAGGTGCCCACGAGGTGCTGAAGATTTCGGCCGTGAAAGAATTCCACCAGGAAGACAATGACCACGATGACGAGGCGGAATGA
- the LOC121598385 gene encoding zinc finger protein 57-like isoform X2: MNAAAKRHIKEETSNEHHAGEGCDSEDGAGRDIGQGNDGEAAEDDRECQQQQQQQRNTRTIYSLNMNVCRLCLSEGHGHLQPVYYAQDSPDEILLQKILELTTVEITYAIDFPTSVCLECLAKLDEFTHFRRQCIENNEMLKLKYYELKAEAEAEDAQYCSKQELKDEEALQLADVKQEEEFIQLERSAVIAEDEQNGALADEQVTYVEEEEPAGNEIIIGDGGQDEYGAEEQPVAGTKIQYVSEDGTMTEYITAGAIVRREAGSPELEEPAGGVGEAPQEIYYTVGTDTYAIPAVGGTEATGGGGYVPQVYADQTEIECTTIEDHLPEEYVEEVPAVTMTAPNMAPNSGTHPVLAASRGRHDRPFVCKHCKTSFKYEHNYDRHMKNHAKVLYRCGKCSKTFVKLRKCQQHFLKAHSSQRYECDICYRTYSLPTRLENHVIEMHSVNGMYRCDRCQGELFTTYLDFKAHRLRYHPRTEESSAVGTASADATPAIIKQTSFFDAVHMEHVLTSNNSCTSPGGGSPTPSSEEDQQQQQQQPAKELPPARGKRPSTGSGPATPRTRTRTNGHNNRAAKAQKPHATITTTPQSSAQHEVILIDDDEQQHQQQQQHQLEDSPLPNGGASTPTVHRELLQQIEESEANSLGPKMYTCDSCPKQFVHLNNLKAHIYAEHDNDKPFKCKVCPISFKTKEILVMHMLLHTQNNGTT, translated from the exons TGAACACCATGCTGGTGAAGGTTGCGACAGTGAGGACGGCGCAGGAAGGGACATTGGACAGGGGAATGATGGAGAAGCGGCCGAAGATGACAGAgaatgccagcagcagcagcagcagcagcgcaacacGCGAACGATCTACAGTCTCAATATGAACGTGTGCCGGTTGTGTCTGTCGGAAGGGCACGGGCACCTGCAGCCCGTTTACTACGCGCAGGACTCGCCGGACGAGATACTGCTGCAAAAGATACTGGAGCTGACCACGGTGGAG ATCACCTACGCGATCGATTTTCCCACCAGCGTGTGCTTGGAGTGTCTGGCCAAGCTGGACGAGTTTACCCACTTCCGGCGGCAGTGCATCGAGAACAATGAAATGCTGAAGCTGAAATACTACGAGCTGAAGGCGGAAGCGGAAGCGGAGGACGCACAGTACTGCTCGAAGCAGGAGCTGAAGGACGAGGAGGCGCTGCAGCTGGCGGACGTGAAGCAGGAGGAAGAGTTCATCCAGCTCGAACGATCGGCCGTCATTGCGGAGGACGAGCAGAACGGTGCCCTGGCCGACGAGCAGGTGACGTacgtggaggaggaggagccgGCCGGCAATGAGATTATCATCGGCGATGGGGGGCAGGACGAGTACGGCGCGGAAGAGCAGCCAGTGGCCGGCACGAAAATACAGTACGTCTCGGAGGACGGCACCATGACGGAGTACATCACGGCCGGTGCGATCGTGCGCCGGGAAGCTGGCAGTCCCGAGCTGGAGGAACCGGCCGGCGGTGTTGGTGAAGCGCCGCAGGAGATTTACTACACCGTTGGCACGGACACGTACGCCATTCCGGCGGTGGGCGGTACGGAAGCGACCGGCGGTGGTGGCTACGTGCCACAGGTGTACGCCGACCAAACCGAGATCGAGTGTACCACGATCGAGGACCATCTGCCGGAGGAGTACGTGGAGGAGGTGCCGGCCGTCACGATGACGGCCCCAAACATGGCCCCGAATAGTGGCACCCATCCGGTGCTGGCTGCGTCCCGCGGCCGGCACGATCGCCCCTTCGTGTGCAAACACTGCAAAACGAGCTTCAAGTATGAGCATAACTACGACCGGCACATGAAAAACCACGCCAAGGTGCTGTACCGCTGTGGTAAGTGTTCGAAAACGTTCGTGAAGCTGCGCAAGTGCCAGCAGCACTTCTTGAAGGCGCACTCCTCCCAGCGGTACGAGTGTGACATCTGCTACCGGACGTACAGCTTGCCGACGCGGCTGGAAAACCACGTGATCGAGATGCACTCGGTGAACGGTATGTATCGGTGCGACCGGTGCCAGGGCGAGCTGTTCACCACCTACCTGGACTTTAAGGCGCACCGGTTGCGCTACCACCCGCGCACCGAAGAGTCGTCCGCGGTGGGGACGGCCAGCGCCGACGCGACGCCCGCCATCATCAAGCAGACGTCGTTCTTCGATGCGGTGCACATGGAGCACGTGCTCACGTCGAACAATTCCTGCACATCGCCGGGCGGCGGCAGTCCCACGCCCAGCTCCGAGGAggatcagcaacagcagcagcagcaacccgcGAAGGAACTGCCGCCCGCCCGGGGCAAGCGTCCATCCACGGGGAGTGGTCCCGCAACGCCCCGCACCCGAACGCGCACCAATGGCCATAACAATCGCGCAGCGAAGGCGCAAAAACCGCACGCGACCATTACGACGACTCCGCAGTCATCTGCACAGCACGAGGTCATCCTAATAGATGACGATgaacagcaacatcagcagcagcaacagcaccaactAGAAGATTCGCCACTCCCGAACGGCGGCGCCAGCACACCGACGGTGCACCGGGAGTTGCTGCAGCAGATCGAGGAGAGTGAGGCGAACTCGCTCGGTCCCAAAATGTACACCTGCGACAGCTGCCCGAAGCAGTTCGTCCATCTGAACAACCTGAAAGCGCACATCTACGCCGAGCACGACAATGACAAACCGTTCAAGTGCAAGGTCTGCCCGATTTCGTTCAAAACGAAGGAAATTCTCGTGATGCATATG CTACTCCACACACAGAACAACGGTACAACTTAA
- the LOC121598385 gene encoding zinc finger protein 57-like isoform X1 has translation MATTADEHTRKRKHNTKSEHHAGEGCDSEDGAGRDIGQGNDGEAAEDDRECQQQQQQQRNTRTIYSLNMNVCRLCLSEGHGHLQPVYYAQDSPDEILLQKILELTTVEITYAIDFPTSVCLECLAKLDEFTHFRRQCIENNEMLKLKYYELKAEAEAEDAQYCSKQELKDEEALQLADVKQEEEFIQLERSAVIAEDEQNGALADEQVTYVEEEEPAGNEIIIGDGGQDEYGAEEQPVAGTKIQYVSEDGTMTEYITAGAIVRREAGSPELEEPAGGVGEAPQEIYYTVGTDTYAIPAVGGTEATGGGGYVPQVYADQTEIECTTIEDHLPEEYVEEVPAVTMTAPNMAPNSGTHPVLAASRGRHDRPFVCKHCKTSFKYEHNYDRHMKNHAKVLYRCGKCSKTFVKLRKCQQHFLKAHSSQRYECDICYRTYSLPTRLENHVIEMHSVNGMYRCDRCQGELFTTYLDFKAHRLRYHPRTEESSAVGTASADATPAIIKQTSFFDAVHMEHVLTSNNSCTSPGGGSPTPSSEEDQQQQQQQPAKELPPARGKRPSTGSGPATPRTRTRTNGHNNRAAKAQKPHATITTTPQSSAQHEVILIDDDEQQHQQQQQHQLEDSPLPNGGASTPTVHRELLQQIEESEANSLGPKMYTCDSCPKQFVHLNNLKAHIYAEHDNDKPFKCKVCPISFKTKEILVMHMLLHTQNNGTT, from the exons TGAACACCATGCTGGTGAAGGTTGCGACAGTGAGGACGGCGCAGGAAGGGACATTGGACAGGGGAATGATGGAGAAGCGGCCGAAGATGACAGAgaatgccagcagcagcagcagcagcagcgcaacacGCGAACGATCTACAGTCTCAATATGAACGTGTGCCGGTTGTGTCTGTCGGAAGGGCACGGGCACCTGCAGCCCGTTTACTACGCGCAGGACTCGCCGGACGAGATACTGCTGCAAAAGATACTGGAGCTGACCACGGTGGAG ATCACCTACGCGATCGATTTTCCCACCAGCGTGTGCTTGGAGTGTCTGGCCAAGCTGGACGAGTTTACCCACTTCCGGCGGCAGTGCATCGAGAACAATGAAATGCTGAAGCTGAAATACTACGAGCTGAAGGCGGAAGCGGAAGCGGAGGACGCACAGTACTGCTCGAAGCAGGAGCTGAAGGACGAGGAGGCGCTGCAGCTGGCGGACGTGAAGCAGGAGGAAGAGTTCATCCAGCTCGAACGATCGGCCGTCATTGCGGAGGACGAGCAGAACGGTGCCCTGGCCGACGAGCAGGTGACGTacgtggaggaggaggagccgGCCGGCAATGAGATTATCATCGGCGATGGGGGGCAGGACGAGTACGGCGCGGAAGAGCAGCCAGTGGCCGGCACGAAAATACAGTACGTCTCGGAGGACGGCACCATGACGGAGTACATCACGGCCGGTGCGATCGTGCGCCGGGAAGCTGGCAGTCCCGAGCTGGAGGAACCGGCCGGCGGTGTTGGTGAAGCGCCGCAGGAGATTTACTACACCGTTGGCACGGACACGTACGCCATTCCGGCGGTGGGCGGTACGGAAGCGACCGGCGGTGGTGGCTACGTGCCACAGGTGTACGCCGACCAAACCGAGATCGAGTGTACCACGATCGAGGACCATCTGCCGGAGGAGTACGTGGAGGAGGTGCCGGCCGTCACGATGACGGCCCCAAACATGGCCCCGAATAGTGGCACCCATCCGGTGCTGGCTGCGTCCCGCGGCCGGCACGATCGCCCCTTCGTGTGCAAACACTGCAAAACGAGCTTCAAGTATGAGCATAACTACGACCGGCACATGAAAAACCACGCCAAGGTGCTGTACCGCTGTGGTAAGTGTTCGAAAACGTTCGTGAAGCTGCGCAAGTGCCAGCAGCACTTCTTGAAGGCGCACTCCTCCCAGCGGTACGAGTGTGACATCTGCTACCGGACGTACAGCTTGCCGACGCGGCTGGAAAACCACGTGATCGAGATGCACTCGGTGAACGGTATGTATCGGTGCGACCGGTGCCAGGGCGAGCTGTTCACCACCTACCTGGACTTTAAGGCGCACCGGTTGCGCTACCACCCGCGCACCGAAGAGTCGTCCGCGGTGGGGACGGCCAGCGCCGACGCGACGCCCGCCATCATCAAGCAGACGTCGTTCTTCGATGCGGTGCACATGGAGCACGTGCTCACGTCGAACAATTCCTGCACATCGCCGGGCGGCGGCAGTCCCACGCCCAGCTCCGAGGAggatcagcaacagcagcagcagcaacccgcGAAGGAACTGCCGCCCGCCCGGGGCAAGCGTCCATCCACGGGGAGTGGTCCCGCAACGCCCCGCACCCGAACGCGCACCAATGGCCATAACAATCGCGCAGCGAAGGCGCAAAAACCGCACGCGACCATTACGACGACTCCGCAGTCATCTGCACAGCACGAGGTCATCCTAATAGATGACGATgaacagcaacatcagcagcagcaacagcaccaactAGAAGATTCGCCACTCCCGAACGGCGGCGCCAGCACACCGACGGTGCACCGGGAGTTGCTGCAGCAGATCGAGGAGAGTGAGGCGAACTCGCTCGGTCCCAAAATGTACACCTGCGACAGCTGCCCGAAGCAGTTCGTCCATCTGAACAACCTGAAAGCGCACATCTACGCCGAGCACGACAATGACAAACCGTTCAAGTGCAAGGTCTGCCCGATTTCGTTCAAAACGAAGGAAATTCTCGTGATGCATATG CTACTCCACACACAGAACAACGGTACAACTTAA